The Coleofasciculaceae cyanobacterium genome has a segment encoding these proteins:
- a CDS encoding acyl carrier protein, whose translation MKTMTVEELKQKTQNVILELLPNVEGQNLSDECDIFSLGLDSINAMSLIFSLQDAFDVKFESDEISFDNFQTVAKIVELIEKKQEIE comes from the coding sequence ATGAAAACTATGACTGTTGAAGAATTAAAACAAAAAACTCAAAATGTAATTTTAGAGTTATTACCAAATGTTGAGGGGCAAAATCTCTCAGATGAATGCGATATTTTTAGTCTGGGACTAGATTCAATTAATGCTATGTCTCTCATTTTTAGCTTGCAAGATGCTTTTGATGTCAAGTTTGAAAGTGATGAAATTAGCTTTGATAATTTTCAAACTGTTGCCAAAATTGTCGAATTAATTGAGAAAAAGCAAGAGATCGAGTAA
- a CDS encoding 3-deoxy-7-phosphoheptulonate synthase: MNIEAILDVNIESSRALLTPVQLKNQLPLTQAAAKTVLQGRQELQNILEGKDTRKFMIVGPCSIHDPEGAQHYAQKLKALAQKVKDKLLIVMRVYFEKPRTTVGWKGLINDPDLDDSFNVHKGLFTARNLLIKIAEIGLPAATEALDPITPQYLAELISWSAIGARTIESQTHREMASGLSMPVGFKNNTDGNFQVALNAIQSSRMPHNFLGLGRQGQVSTFKTKGNHYGHLILRGSDRASNFDAATVTRAENQLAALSLPQKIVIDCSHGNSSKNHQLQASVLENILQQIADGNQSIVGMMLESNLFEGNQKIPRNLEELKYGVSVTDKCIGWSDTEKIILSAYERLNTDRNITIYSCGTVVSGIPVRNLLTTKG, translated from the coding sequence ATGAATATCGAAGCCATACTAGATGTCAACATCGAATCCTCTAGAGCTTTATTGACCCCAGTTCAACTCAAAAATCAGTTACCTTTAACCCAAGCTGCTGCTAAGACGGTTTTGCAAGGAAGGCAAGAATTACAAAATATTCTTGAGGGAAAAGACACCAGAAAATTTATGATTGTCGGCCCATGTTCGATTCACGATCCAGAAGGAGCGCAACATTATGCTCAAAAGCTAAAAGCCTTGGCTCAAAAAGTTAAAGATAAATTGTTGATTGTGATGAGGGTTTATTTTGAAAAACCCAGGACAACTGTAGGCTGGAAAGGATTAATTAACGACCCCGATCTAGATGATTCTTTTAATGTGCACAAAGGTCTATTTACGGCACGTAATTTACTCATTAAAATTGCCGAAATCGGTCTACCTGCTGCTACCGAAGCCTTAGATCCCATAACCCCTCAGTATCTAGCCGAGTTAATTTCTTGGTCGGCAATTGGCGCGAGGACAATTGAATCGCAAACTCATCGGGAAATGGCTAGTGGGCTGTCTATGCCAGTCGGGTTTAAAAACAATACTGATGGCAACTTTCAAGTGGCTTTAAACGCCATTCAATCTTCCAGGATGCCTCACAATTTTCTCGGACTCGGTCGCCAAGGGCAAGTCAGCACGTTTAAAACTAAAGGTAATCATTACGGTCATCTTATTTTGCGAGGCAGCGATCGCGCCTCTAATTTTGATGCTGCGACGGTAACGAGGGCAGAAAATCAATTAGCAGCTCTCAGTTTGCCTCAGAAGATCGTCATTGATTGCAGCCATGGAAACTCTAGTAAAAACCATCAATTACAGGCTTCGGTGCTGGAGAATATTCTGCAACAAATAGCCGATGGCAATCAATCGATAGTTGGCATGATGCTGGAATCTAATTTGTTTGAAGGTAATCAGAAGATTCCTCGAAATTTAGAAGAATTGAAATATGGTGTTTCCGTGACCGATAAATGCATAGGTTGGTCAGATACCGAAAAAATTATTTTGTCTGCTTACGAGCGACTCAATACAGATAGAAACATTACTATTTACTCCTGTGGAACGGTTGTGTCTGGGATACCCGTCCGCAATTTGCTAACTACAAAAGGATAG
- a CDS encoding AMP-binding protein → MLEQNLAKIVQKYPKKTAIVDDRSNIAYQELYDRIKGFSKGLSSLGISHCDCVAVVLPNCSEFVVSFYAAAKLNAIFLPLNHLFKEEELSYYINDSDAQVIITDTIRADLCHQIISKSERQIELITIDGANPSSTYFYDLILPEETKIEDNIVLAGENFLYQYSSGSTGRPKRVGRTQYNLYHEVNNFTQTAKITSADNILCLVPMYHAHGLGNCLLASIDNGATLVILEQFRQQGTPVEVPFIFRRLRVLELIEQEQITILPAVPYIFNTLAETPTDTQADLSSLRLCFSAGNFLSQDIYERFRARFGISIKQLYGCTEAGSVAIDLEDSDKPYGSVGRPMQNVELKIIGDRETQLPVGEIGEIVIKSETLTSEYHNMPELNQQTFKDRAFFTGDLGKIDESGHLYITGRKKILIDTGGRKVDPIEIEDVLITHANIKEAVVVGVKGFFAGEIIKAVIVTEGSQQCDAKEISAYCKARLAEFKVPRIIEFREEIPKSPLGKILRKALV, encoded by the coding sequence ATGCTAGAACAAAATTTGGCTAAGATTGTCCAAAAATATCCTAAAAAGACTGCTATTGTTGACGATCGCTCGAATATTGCCTATCAAGAGCTATACGATCGAATTAAAGGCTTTAGTAAAGGTCTTAGCTCTTTAGGGATCTCTCACTGTGACTGTGTTGCGGTTGTCTTGCCCAACTGCAGCGAATTTGTGGTTAGCTTTTATGCTGCTGCCAAACTAAATGCTATTTTCTTGCCATTAAACCATCTATTTAAGGAAGAAGAGCTTAGTTACTATATCAATGATAGTGATGCCCAAGTAATTATTACCGATACTATAAGAGCCGACCTTTGCCACCAGATTATTTCAAAATCAGAGCGACAAATCGAGTTAATTACGATTGATGGGGCTAATCCCTCTTCAACTTATTTTTACGATCTCATCTTGCCTGAAGAAACCAAAATCGAAGACAATATCGTTTTGGCTGGGGAAAATTTCTTGTATCAATATTCTTCAGGTTCTACAGGCCGACCCAAAAGAGTAGGCAGAACTCAATACAATTTATACCATGAGGTTAATAATTTTACGCAAACCGCCAAAATAACTTCAGCAGACAATATTTTATGTTTAGTTCCCATGTATCACGCTCATGGCTTGGGAAATTGCTTGCTTGCTTCTATTGATAACGGAGCGACTTTAGTTATTTTAGAGCAGTTTCGGCAACAGGGAACGCCAGTGGAAGTTCCCTTTATTTTTAGACGTTTGAGAGTCTTAGAGCTAATCGAACAAGAGCAAATTACTATTTTGCCAGCAGTACCTTATATCTTTAATACTTTGGCAGAAACACCGACCGATACTCAAGCCGATTTAAGCTCTTTAAGACTATGCTTCTCTGCTGGTAATTTTCTCTCTCAGGATATTTATGAACGATTTCGGGCAAGATTTGGCATCTCTATCAAACAACTTTATGGTTGCACAGAAGCAGGTTCGGTGGCGATCGACTTAGAAGATTCAGATAAACCTTATGGTTCGGTTGGTCGTCCGATGCAAAATGTCGAACTTAAAATTATCGGCGATCGCGAAACTCAATTGCCCGTAGGAGAAATTGGCGAAATCGTGATTAAAAGCGAGACACTAACCAGTGAATACCACAATATGCCAGAACTCAATCAACAAACCTTTAAAGATAGAGCATTTTTTACTGGTGACTTAGGGAAAATCGATGAGTCTGGTCATCTTTATATTACTGGCAGAAAGAAAATCTTAATTGATACGGGAGGTCGTAAGGTCGATCCAATTGAAATAGAAGATGTTTTGATTACTCACGCGAACATCAAAGAAGCAGTTGTCGTTGGTGTTAAAGGCTTTTTTGCTGGAGAAATAATTAAAGCAGTCATCGTTACCGAAGGTTCGCAACAGTGTGATGCCAAAGAAATCTCCGCCTACTGCAAAGCCAGATTGGCTGAATTTAAAGTACCCAGAATTATCGAATTCCGCGAAGAAATTCCCAAAAGTCCACTAGGCAAAATTCTGCGCAAAGCTCTGGTTTAA
- a CDS encoding chorismate pyruvate-lyase family protein: MSAQTITTTANQNDTMRQDLNQSLIRNHINPSELSTLQRIVLTTDGTLTEILEAYLFEKIRIVKLSEGIVSITQNIAPLAVKQGSEVIERKVLLQGKISRKNFIYAESILVIERLDEKFKNELLHSKTPLGRLWLEHKLETFKEIIDTAEETAEQLLAYFPLKPEDKIFSRTYRVFSQGQPIMTITEKFPASYFQSGF; the protein is encoded by the coding sequence ATGTCAGCTCAAACGATTACCACCACAGCAAATCAAAATGATACGATGCGTCAGGATTTAAATCAATCCTTAATCCGCAATCATATCAATCCGTCAGAACTAAGTACCCTGCAACGTATTGTGCTGACCACTGATGGAACGCTAACCGAAATATTAGAAGCCTATTTATTTGAAAAAATTCGGATAGTTAAACTTTCTGAAGGAATAGTTTCCATTACCCAAAATATTGCGCCATTAGCAGTAAAACAGGGTAGCGAAGTAATCGAACGAAAAGTCTTACTTCAAGGGAAAATCAGCCGCAAAAATTTTATTTATGCCGAATCAATTCTAGTTATTGAAAGATTAGACGAAAAGTTTAAAAATGAATTGTTACATTCAAAAACTCCCCTAGGTAGACTTTGGTTGGAACACAAGCTGGAAACATTCAAGGAAATAATCGATACTGCTGAAGAAACTGCGGAGCAACTATTAGCTTATTTTCCACTCAAACCAGAAGATAAGATTTTTTCGCGCACTTATCGCGTCTTTTCTCAAGGTCAGCCGATTATGACGATTACTGAAAAATTTCCCGCAAGTTATTTTCAATCGGGGTTTTGA
- a CDS encoding GDSL-type esterase/lipase family protein: MAIDLISLNNPSSNLTVDLNNTADYSQGSSVIIANLATARVLTPIYGTIEQPKILTIGDSITSGQYPVEPTPGAYRIQLKNNFVADDLSIDFIGSKTNDKTNLDDAEHEGHPGWTIDQLTGLVEGGLLKNYQPDVVLVMAGTNDILHSDDAATVIEDLNRLIDRLQDKLPDVPILVSSIAPIDPAFRGELRASIVKEVNLELPELAQQQGSQVTYVNGGGALNLDDLIADGIHPNAAGYQEIGNAWYDSLVGQVTLTGVNHITGTAYSDRLTGNEQANILFGNGGADSLSGGEGADSFVYENLDLEIDTITDFSIGDRLLFSASGFDGGLVAGTNLTEVDSETGDFISSTNSYSLATGASFFYETDTGLLSFDPDGSGSIVASEIAILSNIPSLSPEQITIVA; the protein is encoded by the coding sequence ATGGCAATCGATCTCATCTCGCTCAACAATCCTTCTAGCAACTTAACTGTCGATCTTAATAACACTGCTGACTATAGTCAAGGTAGCAGTGTTATTATTGCCAATCTTGCTACAGCTCGGGTACTTACTCCGATATATGGAACCATTGAGCAACCAAAAATCCTCACAATTGGGGATTCTATTACCTCAGGCCAATACCCCGTTGAGCCTACACCTGGTGCATATCGCATACAGTTAAAGAATAATTTTGTTGCTGATGATTTGAGTATCGATTTTATCGGTTCTAAAACTAATGATAAGACTAATCTAGATGATGCAGAACATGAAGGACACCCAGGATGGACGATTGATCAGCTGACAGGGTTAGTAGAGGGCGGGTTATTAAAAAACTATCAACCTGATGTCGTGCTGGTGATGGCAGGAACTAACGATATCTTGCACTCTGATGATGCTGCTACAGTAATTGAAGATCTCAATCGACTAATCGATCGCCTGCAAGATAAGCTACCCGATGTACCGATATTGGTTTCTTCTATTGCACCTATCGATCCTGCATTTAGGGGCGAACTGCGAGCCAGTATTGTCAAAGAAGTTAACCTAGAGTTACCAGAACTAGCCCAACAGCAGGGTTCACAAGTAACCTACGTCAACGGTGGCGGAGCGCTAAATCTCGACGATCTAATAGCTGACGGAATCCATCCCAATGCTGCGGGATATCAAGAGATCGGTAATGCTTGGTATGACTCTCTGGTAGGGCAAGTTACCCTCACTGGAGTCAACCACATTACGGGGACGGCATATAGCGATCGCTTAACAGGTAACGAGCAGGCAAATATTTTGTTTGGTAATGGTGGCGCAGATTCTTTAAGTGGTGGTGAAGGTGCAGATAGCTTCGTTTATGAAAATCTCGATTTAGAGATTGATACCATCACAGATTTTAGCATCGGCGATCGCCTGTTATTCTCCGCTTCTGGTTTTGATGGTGGCTTAGTTGCTGGCACAAACTTAACAGAAGTCGATTCGGAAACTGGAGACTTTATTAGTAGTACAAATTCTTACTCTTTGGCAACTGGGGCTAGTTTTTTCTACGAAACTGATACTGGTCTACTTAGTTTCGATCCTGATGGTAGTGGCTCGATTGTTGCCTCTGAAATTGCCATATTGTCTAACATACCTTCTCTTAGCCCAGAACAGATTACGATTGTCGCCTAG
- a CDS encoding Gfo/Idh/MocA family oxidoreductase: MIIVDRALQECLAARNPVRVAMTGAGFMGRGIANQIINSVPGMKLVAIANRHLEGAKKAYTEAGVEQVEEVETVAALEQAINQGKYAITEDPKLLCQAEQIDALIEVTGTIEYAAEIVMEAIANRKHVILMNAELDGTIGSILKVYADSAGVIISACDGDQPGVQMNLYRFVKSIGLTPLLCGNIKGLQDPYRNPTTQEGFARRWGQKAHMVTSFADGTKISFEQAIVANATGMQVAKRGMLGYEFKGHVDEMTSMYDVEQLKQLGGIVDYVVGAKPGPGVYVFATHDDPKQQHYLNLYKLGEGPLYSFYTPYHLCHFEVPLSVARVVLLQDAVMSPLGKPQVDVVTTAKIDLKAGEQLDGIGYYMTYGQCENYDVARAENLLPMGLAEGCRLKRDVAKDSVLTYDDVELPSGRLCDRLRAEQDAYFGVVAKRVQKIALS, encoded by the coding sequence ATGATTATTGTAGATCGAGCTTTACAAGAGTGTTTGGCAGCCCGAAACCCTGTCAGAGTGGCAATGACTGGTGCTGGTTTTATGGGACGAGGTATTGCCAATCAAATTATCAACTCAGTTCCAGGAATGAAATTAGTGGCGATCGCTAATCGCCATCTAGAGGGGGCGAAAAAAGCCTATACAGAAGCAGGAGTCGAACAAGTAGAAGAAGTTGAGACAGTTGCTGCACTAGAACAGGCAATTAACCAAGGAAAATACGCCATTACCGAAGATCCCAAACTTTTGTGCCAGGCAGAACAGATTGATGCCTTGATCGAAGTGACTGGGACGATTGAATATGCAGCCGAAATTGTCATGGAGGCGATCGCCAACCGCAAACACGTGATTTTGATGAATGCGGAACTAGATGGCACTATTGGTTCGATTCTCAAGGTTTATGCCGACAGCGCAGGAGTCATTATCAGTGCCTGCGATGGCGACCAACCAGGGGTACAAATGAACCTCTACCGCTTTGTCAAAAGTATCGGACTCACTCCCTTGCTCTGCGGCAACATTAAAGGATTACAAGACCCCTATCGCAATCCCACGACCCAGGAAGGTTTTGCCAGACGTTGGGGACAAAAAGCCCACATGGTAACCAGTTTTGCCGATGGAACAAAAATTTCTTTTGAACAGGCGATCGTGGCTAATGCGACAGGGATGCAGGTAGCCAAGCGGGGGATGCTAGGATATGAATTTAAAGGTCATGTAGATGAAATGACCTCAATGTATGATGTCGAGCAGCTCAAACAGTTGGGTGGCATTGTCGATTATGTTGTAGGGGCAAAACCTGGTCCTGGCGTATACGTGTTTGCTACTCACGATGACCCCAAACAACAGCACTATCTCAATTTATACAAACTGGGAGAAGGCCCTCTCTATAGTTTTTATACTCCTTATCATCTCTGCCACTTTGAAGTGCCTTTGTCTGTCGCCAGGGTTGTTCTATTGCAGGATGCGGTGATGAGTCCTCTGGGTAAACCTCAAGTAGATGTGGTGACAACGGCTAAAATTGACTTAAAAGCAGGAGAACAGCTTGATGGAATTGGTTACTACATGACCTACGGACAGTGTGAAAACTACGATGTAGCCCGTGCGGAAAATCTATTACCAATGGGATTAGCTGAAGGTTGTCGTCTCAAGCGAGATGTTGCTAAAGATTCTGTACTGACCTATGACGATGTAGAACTCCCTAGTGGCAGACTATGCGATCGCCTAAGAGCCGAACAAGATGCCTATTTTGGCGTAGTTGCTAAACGGGTTCAGAAAATAGCTCTATCTTAG
- the rfbC gene encoding dTDP-4-dehydrorhamnose 3,5-epimerase: MEFRETKLKGAFIIALKPMQDHRGFFSRTFCAKEFEAHNLRPAVAQCNLSFNYSKGTLRGMHYQIPPATETKFIRCTKGAIYDVIVDLRPDSETYLQHIGVELTAENHLALYVPEMFAHGYQALTDDTEIIYQVSEFYTPNQERGIRYDDPALGIQWPLPISEISEKDASWSLFKTPVVNHR; encoded by the coding sequence ATGGAATTTAGAGAAACAAAACTCAAAGGTGCTTTCATTATTGCCTTAAAACCAATGCAAGATCACCGTGGCTTTTTTAGTCGCACCTTTTGTGCCAAGGAATTTGAAGCACATAACTTAAGACCAGCAGTTGCCCAGTGCAATTTATCCTTCAATTACAGTAAAGGAACTTTGCGAGGGATGCATTATCAAATACCCCCCGCAACGGAAACTAAATTTATTCGCTGTACTAAAGGGGCAATTTACGATGTGATCGTCGATTTGCGTCCAGACTCGGAAACTTATCTACAGCATATTGGTGTTGAACTTACAGCAGAAAATCATCTCGCTTTATATGTTCCTGAGATGTTTGCCCATGGTTATCAAGCCTTGACGGATGATACGGAAATCATCTATCAAGTCAGCGAATTTTATACGCCAAATCAAGAGAGAGGGATACGTTATGACGACCCCGCATTAGGAATTCAATGGCCCTTGCCCATTAGTGAGATTTCTGAAAAAGATGCTAGCTGGTCTTTATTCAAAACTCCTGTTGTTAATCACAGGTAA
- a CDS encoding sulfotransferase family 2 domain-containing protein → MAIICRDYKLLFIQVPATGCSSISEVLIEKLGGEKLPEKDFMLAKKYKLVGEKHNTLKQLIGFNLISEQELKSYLTFGTVRNPFDRFASAYQRYISSWWEQMIQSDDPNCPANRVGATYRARYVQNVQQQIQLAREEGFEKWLSRKILFPQRLDQRVKSGFKHWLRKQPLLLTQSSVKRNIAYPLINGVDCVIRYERLESDLNQILSQAGIDEYIPIPHTNKTPGKKSYQAQYSPKARAIVEQELAQELAAFKYTFDGLVAENQTVFDASLRS, encoded by the coding sequence TATCCAAGTACCAGCTACAGGCTGTTCTTCGATTAGTGAAGTATTAATAGAAAAGCTTGGGGGAGAAAAACTACCTGAAAAAGATTTCATGCTGGCAAAAAAATACAAGCTAGTCGGGGAAAAGCATAACACCCTCAAACAGTTGATTGGATTTAATCTTATTTCTGAACAAGAATTAAAATCCTATCTGACATTTGGCACAGTGCGTAATCCCTTCGATCGCTTTGCTAGTGCTTACCAAAGATATATAAGTTCTTGGTGGGAACAAATGATTCAAAGCGACGATCCCAATTGCCCAGCCAATAGAGTAGGGGCAACATATCGCGCCAGATATGTCCAAAACGTTCAACAGCAAATTCAGCTAGCCAGAGAAGAAGGTTTTGAAAAATGGTTATCTAGAAAAATCTTGTTTCCCCAACGTCTCGATCAACGGGTCAAATCTGGTTTCAAACACTGGCTGAGAAAACAACCTCTGTTACTTACCCAAAGTTCCGTCAAAAGGAATATTGCCTATCCGCTAATCAATGGTGTCGATTGCGTTATTCGTTATGAGCGTCTAGAAAGCGATTTGAACCAGATTTTAAGTCAGGCAGGAATAGATGAATATATTCCAATACCTCATACCAATAAAACCCCTGGCAAAAAATCCTATCAGGCACAATATTCCCCCAAAGCTAGAGCCATTGTAGAGCAAGAGTTGGCTCAGGAATTAGCTGCATTTAAATATACTTTCGATGGGCTAGTTGCTGAAAATCAAACAGTATTTGACGCTAGTTTGCGATCGTAG